In Hymenobacter aquaticus, a single window of DNA contains:
- the radA gene encoding DNA repair protein RadA: MAKLKTLYFCQNCGAQSAKWIGRCPSCGEWNTYVEEVIQKEDTQAAGSWKPPTSSPGGKTVTKPRPIGEIHYEEESRFDTNDGELNRVLGGGLVPGSLVLIGGEPGIGKSTLMLQIAMSLRQMKVLYISGEESEQQIKMRAERLGPQHPQCYILTETNTQNIFKQIDQLQPNVVIVDSIQTLHSGLVESGAGSVSQVRECTAELLKYAKETGVPVLLIGHITKDGSIAGPKILEHMVDTVLQFEGDRHLSYRILRTTKNRFGSTSELGIYEMQGTGLRQVSNPSEILLSQRTESLSGMAIGATLEGNRPLLVEVQALVTPATYGTPQRSATGFDAKRLNMLLAVLEKRSGLRLGQHDVFLNIAGGLRLDDPALDVAVCAAVVSSLNDLPIPGNVCLAAEVGLSGEIRAVSRLDQRLSEAEKLGFREMYISQFNARGLDLARYGIRAQPVGRLDEVLSGLFG, from the coding sequence ATGGCCAAACTCAAGACTCTTTATTTCTGTCAGAACTGCGGGGCCCAATCGGCCAAGTGGATCGGGCGCTGCCCCAGCTGCGGCGAGTGGAACACCTACGTGGAGGAGGTCATCCAGAAGGAAGACACCCAGGCGGCCGGCTCCTGGAAGCCGCCCACGTCGAGCCCCGGCGGCAAAACCGTGACCAAGCCCCGGCCCATCGGCGAGATTCACTACGAGGAGGAGTCGCGCTTCGACACCAACGACGGGGAGCTGAACCGCGTGCTGGGCGGCGGCCTCGTGCCCGGTTCCCTGGTGCTCATCGGCGGCGAGCCGGGCATCGGCAAAAGCACGCTGATGCTGCAGATTGCCATGAGCCTGCGGCAGATGAAGGTGCTCTACATCTCGGGCGAGGAAAGTGAGCAGCAGATCAAGATGCGGGCCGAGCGGCTCGGGCCCCAGCACCCGCAGTGCTACATCCTGACCGAAACCAACACCCAGAACATCTTTAAGCAGATTGATCAGCTCCAGCCCAACGTGGTCATCGTCGACTCCATCCAGACCCTGCACTCGGGGCTGGTCGAGTCGGGGGCGGGCTCGGTGAGCCAGGTGCGCGAGTGCACCGCCGAGCTGCTGAAGTACGCCAAGGAAACCGGCGTGCCGGTGCTGCTCATCGGCCACATCACCAAAGACGGCTCCATTGCCGGCCCCAAGATTCTGGAGCACATGGTCGACACCGTGCTGCAGTTTGAGGGCGACCGGCACCTCTCCTACCGGATTCTGCGCACCACCAAGAACCGCTTCGGCAGCACCTCGGAGCTGGGCATCTACGAAATGCAGGGCACGGGCCTGCGGCAGGTGAGCAACCCGTCGGAAATTCTGCTCAGCCAGCGCACCGAAAGCCTGAGCGGCATGGCCATCGGGGCCACCCTGGAAGGCAACCGGCCGCTGCTGGTGGAAGTGCAGGCCCTCGTGACGCCCGCCACCTACGGCACGCCCCAGCGCTCGGCCACCGGCTTCGACGCCAAGCGCCTGAACATGCTGCTGGCCGTGCTCGAAAAGCGCAGCGGCCTGCGCCTGGGCCAGCACGACGTATTCCTCAATATTGCCGGCGGCCTGCGCCTCGACGACCCGGCCCTGGACGTAGCCGTGTGCGCGGCCGTGGTGTCGTCCTTGAACGACTTGCCGATTCCGGGCAACGTGTGTCTGGCGGCCGAAGTGGGGTTGAGCGGGGAAATCCGGGCGGTGAGCCGGCTGGATCAGCGCCTGTCGGAAGCCGAGAAGCTGGGCTTCCGGGAAATGTACATCTCCCAGTTCAACGCCCGGGGCCTGGATCTGGCCCGCTACGGAATCAGAGCTCAACCGGTAGGCCGCCTGGATGAAGTCCTGAGCGGATTATTCGGGTAA
- a CDS encoding sensor histidine kinase, producing MPAALTPADLLVIPIFNDLPPDTLAWLLAHGERREVADGEAVVQPGDVAEYMMAVLQGGIQFYSVLNGNREPRFRIDAGSVSGVLPYSRLRTISGYGLAVGPTVLYLLHRDLFPQLEQASPELVQRLVSLMSDRARDEARAQERDEKLRALGKLSAGLAHELNNPAAAIARGAEALRERAAAKPGLLVDLVRHCPSPAALQALTALSVPGQSPTGLLSALACADREDEIADWLEAQGVPDGYRLAAGLMEAGLTLEQLRPVGAALPPAALPAAFAWLEGQLTMLRLIHDVQESGSRISTLVQNVKTYSHMDRGGDYAQLDVKAGLESTLNMLSYALRAKNIRLVRDYAPQLPAIHGQVSSLNQVWTNLLDNAIDVLPSGGEITLRTAVEGDFVRVFVIDNGPGIAPEVLPRIFEPFYTTKQAGEGTGLGLDIAQRIVRNHGGRLEVHSQPGRTEFCVWLPSGEVVR from the coding sequence ATGCCTGCTGCCCTCACCCCGGCCGACCTTCTGGTCATTCCGATTTTCAACGACCTGCCGCCCGACACGCTGGCCTGGCTGCTGGCGCACGGCGAGCGGCGCGAGGTAGCCGACGGCGAAGCCGTGGTGCAGCCCGGCGACGTGGCCGAGTACATGATGGCCGTGCTGCAGGGCGGCATCCAGTTCTACTCGGTGCTGAACGGCAACCGGGAGCCCCGCTTCCGCATCGACGCGGGCAGCGTGAGCGGGGTGCTGCCCTACTCCCGCCTGCGCACCATCAGCGGCTATGGCCTGGCGGTGGGCCCCACGGTGCTGTACTTGCTGCACCGCGACCTGTTTCCCCAGCTCGAACAGGCCAGCCCCGAGCTGGTGCAGCGCCTGGTGAGCCTGATGAGCGACCGGGCCCGCGACGAGGCCCGCGCCCAGGAGCGCGACGAAAAGCTGCGGGCCCTAGGCAAGCTCTCGGCCGGTCTGGCCCACGAGCTCAACAACCCCGCCGCCGCCATTGCCCGCGGGGCCGAAGCCCTGCGCGAGCGGGCTGCCGCCAAGCCCGGCCTGCTCGTCGACCTGGTGCGGCACTGCCCCTCGCCCGCCGCCTTGCAGGCGCTTACGGCCCTGTCGGTGCCGGGCCAGTCGCCCACGGGCCTGCTGTCGGCACTGGCCTGCGCCGACCGGGAAGACGAAATAGCCGACTGGCTGGAAGCCCAGGGCGTGCCCGACGGCTACCGCCTCGCCGCCGGCCTGATGGAGGCGGGCCTGACCCTGGAGCAGCTCCGGCCCGTGGGCGCGGCCCTGCCCCCGGCCGCTTTGCCCGCCGCCTTTGCCTGGCTGGAAGGCCAGCTCACCATGCTGCGCCTGATTCACGACGTGCAGGAAAGCGGCTCCCGCATCAGCACGCTGGTCCAGAACGTGAAAACCTACTCCCACATGGACCGGGGCGGCGACTACGCCCAGCTGGACGTAAAAGCCGGGCTGGAAAGCACCCTGAACATGCTCAGCTACGCGCTGCGGGCCAAGAACATCCGCCTCGTGCGCGACTACGCCCCCCAGCTGCCCGCCATTCATGGGCAGGTCAGCAGCCTCAACCAGGTCTGGACCAACCTGCTCGACAATGCCATCGACGTGCTGCCCAGCGGCGGGGAAATCACGCTGCGCACCGCCGTGGAAGGTGATTTCGTGCGGGTCTTCGTCATCGACAACGGCCCCGGCATCGCGCCCGAGGTGCTGCCCCGTATCTTCGAGCCCTTCTACACCACCAAGCAGGCCGGCGAGGGCACCGGCCTCGGTCTCGACATTGCCCAGCGCATCGTGCGCAACCACGGCGGCCGCCTGGAGGTCCACTCCCAGCCCGGCCGCACCGAGTTCTGCGTGTGGCTGCCCAGCGGTGAAGTGGTGAGATAG
- a CDS encoding TlpA family protein disulfide reductase — protein MAYSFRFYKTGLLAAALLALPLVGRAQGTVTLTGKISSKTNDTVAVSVRESPLDPKEQITYARVDNRGEFRLALTVNGPTKADLVYGDDVASLFLEPGNAMEIRFKGKDMSSSVSFKGKGAEANTYLAELDERFVENDGFQVLPDNINLYEAPFLSFLDYRRKEEKKFLENYAQDNPLSPAFKEYAKAEIEYSYANDRLTFQDLREQVVATEGRLKMTPTYYEFLNDKALVNNPGALQNEQYQEFLINYIHYLAVASNHQRSDPDFYQVCYDMAKKQLADPVRAIIMGRVLQESFRFGHVKQSAAMLENYRSIDAQNQFYPVLQHDFETHKAFAIGAPAPAFKLVSATGDSVTLRQFAGKLVYINFWRTTSGLCLRDLPYAADLAKKFDGKNIVFLNVALDENEPAWKQLVIGKKLPGVHVRATGGMRSAIARAYAIQDVPAYFLLAEDGTFLNTKPKRLSSRAAVDEIKESFGKASTYSSTLPASAGK, from the coding sequence ATGGCATATTCTTTCCGCTTCTATAAAACTGGCTTGCTCGCCGCGGCGCTGCTTGCGTTGCCCCTGGTGGGCCGGGCGCAGGGCACCGTGACGCTGACCGGCAAAATCAGTAGCAAGACCAACGACACGGTGGCCGTGTCCGTGCGCGAAAGTCCGCTGGACCCCAAGGAGCAGATTACCTACGCCCGGGTGGACAACCGCGGGGAGTTTCGGCTGGCCCTGACGGTAAACGGCCCCACCAAGGCCGACCTGGTGTACGGCGACGACGTGGCCAGCCTGTTTCTGGAGCCCGGCAACGCCATGGAAATCCGCTTCAAGGGCAAGGACATGTCCTCGTCGGTCAGCTTCAAGGGCAAGGGGGCTGAGGCCAATACCTACCTGGCCGAGCTGGATGAGCGGTTTGTGGAAAACGACGGTTTTCAGGTGCTGCCCGACAACATCAACCTCTACGAGGCCCCGTTCCTGTCGTTTCTGGACTACCGCCGCAAGGAGGAAAAGAAGTTTCTCGAGAACTACGCCCAGGACAACCCGCTGAGCCCCGCCTTTAAGGAGTATGCCAAGGCCGAAATCGAGTACAGCTACGCCAACGACCGGCTTACCTTCCAGGATCTGCGGGAGCAGGTGGTAGCTACCGAGGGCCGGCTGAAGATGACGCCGACCTACTACGAATTCCTCAACGACAAGGCCCTGGTGAACAACCCCGGCGCGCTGCAGAACGAGCAGTACCAAGAGTTCCTGATCAACTATATTCACTACCTGGCCGTTGCCAGCAACCACCAGCGCTCCGACCCGGACTTCTACCAGGTGTGCTACGACATGGCCAAGAAGCAGCTGGCCGACCCGGTGCGGGCCATCATCATGGGGCGGGTGTTGCAGGAGTCGTTCCGCTTTGGCCACGTGAAGCAGTCGGCGGCCATGCTGGAGAACTACCGCAGCATCGACGCCCAAAACCAGTTTTACCCCGTGCTGCAGCACGACTTCGAAACCCACAAGGCCTTTGCCATCGGCGCCCCGGCCCCGGCGTTCAAGCTCGTGTCGGCCACCGGCGACAGTGTGACGCTGCGGCAGTTTGCCGGCAAGCTGGTGTACATCAACTTCTGGCGCACCACCAGCGGCCTGTGCCTGCGCGACCTGCCCTACGCGGCCGACCTGGCGAAAAAGTTTGACGGCAAGAACATCGTGTTTCTCAACGTGGCCCTCGACGAAAACGAGCCGGCCTGGAAGCAGCTGGTTATCGGCAAGAAGCTGCCGGGCGTGCACGTGCGGGCCACGGGCGGCATGCGCTCCGCCATTGCCCGGGCCTACGCCATCCAGGACGTGCCGGCCTATTTCCTGCTGGCCGAGGATGGTACCTTCCTCAATACCAAGCCAAAGCGCCTGAGCAGCCGCGCCGCCGTCGACGAAATCAAGGAGTCGTTTGGCAAGGCCTCGACCTACAGCAGCACGCTACCGGCCTCGGCCGGCAAGTAA